A DNA window from Maribellus comscasis contains the following coding sequences:
- a CDS encoding DUF4159 domain-containing protein codes for MKSFLSFIFVVFILSASGQNQAVKIALAKYNGGGDWYSDPTALPNLIEFCNQNLNTNINPEPSTVEIGSPEIFNYPYVEMTGHGNVIFSESEAINLRIYLEGGGFLHCDDNYGIDEYFRREMKKVFPDKEFIELPPSHSIFHQKYNFNEGLPKIHEHDNKRPQAFGLFIEDRMVCLYTYESDLGDGWEDEAVHNDPYETREKALKMGANIISYVFGQ; via the coding sequence ATGAAAAGCTTTCTTAGTTTTATTTTTGTTGTTTTTATTCTTTCTGCTTCGGGACAAAATCAGGCAGTAAAAATTGCTTTGGCAAAATACAATGGTGGAGGTGACTGGTATTCCGATCCAACGGCATTACCTAATTTAATTGAATTCTGCAATCAAAATCTAAATACAAACATTAATCCCGAACCCTCGACAGTTGAAATTGGGAGTCCCGAGATTTTTAATTATCCCTACGTGGAGATGACCGGTCACGGAAATGTGATTTTTTCTGAAAGCGAAGCCATCAATCTGAGAATTTACCTTGAAGGAGGCGGATTCTTGCATTGCGATGACAACTACGGAATTGATGAGTATTTCCGCCGCGAAATGAAAAAAGTATTTCCGGATAAAGAGTTTATAGAACTTCCCCCCTCCCACTCAATCTTTCACCAGAAATATAATTTTAATGAAGGTTTGCCCAAAATTCATGAGCATGACAATAAAAGGCCACAAGCTTTTGGATTGTTTATCGAAGACAGAATGGTGTGTTTGTACACTTATGAATCGGACCTGGGCGACGGTTGGGAAGATGAAGCAGTGCATAACGATCCCTACGAAACAAGAGAAAAAGCACTCAAAATGGGTGCAAACATTATCTCATATGTTTTTGGTCAATAA
- a CDS encoding 16S rRNA (uracil(1498)-N(3))-methyltransferase: MQLFYIPKISGNTVTLDQSESKHAVRVLRLSKGDLIQIIDGKGGFYEGEIKDDNPKCCKISVLNATKELGKKNYKLHIAIAPTKNIDRFEWFLEKATEIGIDEITPILSEHSERKVIKPDRLNKILVSAIKQSVKTYLPVLNEITSFTELASDTTIENKFIAHCNDGEKPHLKNMIHKNHDALILIGPEGDFSPEEVNFAKSKGFHEISLGKSRLRTETAGVVACHIVNLANE, from the coding sequence ATGCAACTTTTTTATATACCCAAAATTTCAGGAAATACGGTAACGCTCGATCAATCGGAGTCAAAACATGCAGTCAGGGTACTGCGTCTTTCAAAGGGTGATTTAATCCAAATTATCGACGGGAAAGGAGGATTTTACGAAGGAGAAATCAAGGATGATAATCCCAAATGCTGCAAAATTTCTGTTTTGAATGCCACCAAAGAATTGGGAAAAAAGAATTATAAACTTCACATTGCCATAGCTCCCACAAAAAACATCGACCGCTTTGAATGGTTTCTTGAAAAAGCAACAGAAATAGGCATCGACGAGATAACGCCAATTCTTTCTGAACACTCAGAGCGAAAAGTGATAAAGCCGGACCGATTAAATAAAATACTGGTTTCGGCAATAAAACAATCCGTAAAAACATATCTTCCTGTTCTAAATGAAATTACTTCATTTACAGAGCTGGCTTCAGATACGACTATTGAAAACAAATTTATTGCACATTGTAACGATGGGGAAAAACCTCATCTGAAAAATATGATTCATAAAAACCATGATGCGTTAATTTTAATCGGACCGGAAGGAGATTTTAGTCCGGAAGAAGTGAATTTTGCAAAAAGTAAGGGTTTTCACGAAATTTCGTTGGGAAAGTCGCGTTTGAGAACTGAAACAGCCGGCGTGGTGGCCTGTCATATTGTAAATCTGGCAAACGAATAG
- a CDS encoding cytochrome d ubiquinol oxidase subunit II, which translates to MTEINFSILVISLLLYVLLGGADFGGGILELLTKGKASGIVSRAIAPVWEANHVWLILVVVILFVGFPPVYSTILTALHIPVLLVLLGIILRGSAFTFRHYDIDEATPKAIYSTIFQYSSLFTTFFLGVTLGGVILGNISLDYQDGFYKIYVHPWLNWFSMSMGLFLVLLFAFLAGIFTVSELKEEKYIHYFSRIAKRLIIALVIVGAMVFVAAEISGHPLFYEFYHSPVSVGSIVLATIALPPLWINLNKNKRNMLRIIGGFQTTMIVTGWFAIQFPVLVKVSGGDDITLQNSSAPEQVQFYLLIALVVGVLIILPSMAYLYKTFKFDKQSSSDSI; encoded by the coding sequence ATGACCGAAATAAACTTTTCCATTCTCGTAATTAGTCTGTTGTTGTATGTGTTACTGGGGGGAGCTGATTTTGGCGGTGGAATTCTGGAACTTCTCACCAAAGGAAAAGCATCAGGGATTGTTTCACGAGCCATTGCGCCAGTGTGGGAAGCCAACCACGTTTGGCTGATTTTGGTAGTGGTAATTCTATTTGTTGGTTTTCCACCTGTTTATTCTACCATTTTAACTGCGTTACACATCCCGGTTTTGCTGGTTTTATTGGGCATAATTCTGCGTGGCTCAGCATTTACGTTTCGCCATTACGATATTGACGAAGCTACTCCCAAAGCCATTTATTCAACTATCTTTCAGTATTCAAGTCTGTTTACCACATTTTTTCTGGGTGTAACACTGGGTGGCGTTATTCTCGGAAACATCTCTCTCGATTACCAGGATGGATTCTACAAAATATATGTACATCCCTGGTTAAACTGGTTCTCGATGAGTATGGGCTTATTTCTTGTTTTGCTTTTTGCATTTCTGGCCGGAATCTTTACAGTTAGCGAGTTAAAAGAAGAAAAATATATCCACTATTTCTCACGCATTGCCAAACGTTTAATTATCGCTTTGGTTATTGTTGGAGCAATGGTTTTTGTTGCAGCTGAAATTAGCGGACATCCGCTTTTTTATGAATTTTACCACTCGCCTGTGAGTGTAGGAAGTATAGTGCTTGCAACCATAGCATTGCCTCCGCTTTGGATTAACCTGAATAAAAATAAGCGCAACATGCTTCGAATTATCGGGGGTTTTCAAACCACCATGATTGTAACTGGTTGGTTTGCTATACAATTTCCTGTTTTGGTAAAAGTTAGTGGCGGCGATGATATTACACTTCAAAATTCGAGTGCTCCTGAACAGGTGCAATTTTATTTACTCATTGCGCTTGTAGTCGGAGTACTTATTATTCTGCCGTCAATGGCTTATTTATACAAAACATTCAAATTTGATAAACAATCTTCTTCCGATTCGATATAA
- a CDS encoding cytochrome ubiquinol oxidase subunit I yields MDAFIAARMQMAVSLGFHIIFACIGMVMPWFMFVAEWKWLRTNNPVYLDLAKAWAKGVAIFFAVGAVSGTVLSFELGMLWPTFMEHAGPIFGMPFSWEGTAFFLEAIALGLFLYGWKRLNKWVHLYTGMVVGIAGVLSGIFVVSANAWMNAPSGFDWVNGQAENIDPVKAMFNKAWFSQAHHMTIAAFSATGFAVAGVHAMLYLKNKLEIHAKAITIALAFASVAAVLQPLSGDLAAKNVAKLQPAKLAAFESHFETQEKAPLIIGGIPDVEKREVKYAIKLPGFLSFLAHGDFNAEVKGLEEFPEEEWPPVPITHYSFQLMVGIGMFLMLIAFIFWAASFKWKHWLEKKWWLKILILATPLGFIAIEAGWIVTEVGRQPWIIYGIMKTKDSLTPMPGIQYTFYTISAVYLLLSFIVTWLLSRQIKVLQSKYLSK; encoded by the coding sequence ATGGATGCATTTATTGCCGCCCGCATGCAAATGGCGGTTTCGTTGGGATTTCACATTATTTTCGCTTGTATTGGTATGGTAATGCCGTGGTTTATGTTTGTGGCCGAGTGGAAATGGCTGCGAACGAATAATCCGGTATATCTTGATTTAGCAAAAGCCTGGGCAAAAGGTGTTGCCATTTTTTTTGCTGTCGGAGCGGTTTCAGGAACCGTTTTATCATTTGAACTGGGTATGCTATGGCCTACATTTATGGAGCATGCAGGTCCCATTTTCGGGATGCCTTTTTCGTGGGAAGGAACAGCATTTTTCCTTGAAGCCATTGCGCTCGGACTTTTCCTCTATGGCTGGAAAAGACTAAATAAATGGGTACACCTTTATACCGGAATGGTTGTAGGAATAGCGGGTGTTCTCTCAGGAATTTTTGTTGTTTCCGCAAACGCATGGATGAATGCTCCCTCCGGTTTCGACTGGGTAAACGGCCAGGCGGAAAATATCGATCCGGTAAAAGCAATGTTTAATAAGGCCTGGTTTTCGCAGGCGCACCACATGACCATTGCTGCATTTTCGGCTACTGGTTTTGCGGTGGCTGGTGTTCATGCAATGCTTTACTTAAAAAACAAATTGGAGATACATGCCAAAGCCATTACAATTGCGCTGGCATTTGCGTCGGTAGCAGCTGTTTTGCAGCCACTCAGCGGTGATTTGGCTGCAAAAAATGTGGCGAAACTTCAACCGGCCAAACTCGCTGCCTTTGAATCGCACTTTGAAACACAGGAAAAAGCTCCGCTTATTATTGGCGGGATTCCCGATGTTGAAAAACGCGAAGTAAAATATGCAATTAAGCTTCCCGGATTTTTGAGTTTCCTTGCTCACGGCGATTTTAATGCAGAAGTAAAAGGACTTGAAGAGTTTCCCGAAGAAGAGTGGCCACCGGTTCCCATTACACACTATTCTTTCCAGCTAATGGTTGGTATTGGGATGTTTCTAATGTTGATTGCTTTTATTTTCTGGGCTGCTTCATTCAAATGGAAACACTGGCTGGAAAAAAAATGGTGGCTAAAAATATTGATCCTGGCAACGCCTCTGGGTTTTATTGCTATTGAAGCAGGCTGGATTGTAACCGAAGTAGGCAGACAACCATGGATTATATACGGAATTATGAAAACCAAAGATTCGCTCACTCCAATGCCGGGAATTCAGTATACGTTCTATACCATATCAGCAGTTTATCTTCTGCTTAGTTTTATCGTTACCTGGCTTCTAAGCCGTCAAATTAAAGTGTTACAATCAAAATATTTATCCAAATGA
- a CDS encoding SixA phosphatase family protein, giving the protein MKRVVIVRHAKSVPYGYDDDFNRDLKERGKNDAKLVSEDLKRKGIVPDVMISSPAKRAIKTARIFADNLGFNRKDIFKVEDIYDGQTTSEFLEMIKELPENAETVFFFGHNPGFHYFASNLLQSFGGDMPTCSTVGIDFEVDFWKNVEARTGKKAFHLVPRMFK; this is encoded by the coding sequence ATGAAACGAGTAGTTATTGTCCGTCATGCAAAATCAGTTCCCTACGGTTACGATGATGATTTTAACCGCGATTTAAAAGAACGTGGAAAAAACGATGCAAAACTGGTGAGTGAGGATCTGAAAAGAAAGGGAATAGTGCCTGATGTTATGATTTCAAGTCCGGCAAAGCGCGCGATTAAAACTGCCCGAATTTTTGCCGATAATTTGGGTTTTAACCGTAAAGATATTTTTAAGGTTGAAGATATTTATGACGGACAAACTACTTCTGAATTTCTGGAGATGATAAAAGAGCTACCGGAAAATGCGGAAACGGTTTTCTTTTTTGGTCACAATCCTGGATTTCATTATTTCGCAAGTAACCTGCTGCAATCTTTTGGAGGAGACATGCCCACCTGTTCAACAGTTGGAATTGATTTTGAAGTTGATTTCTGGAAAAATGTGGAAGCCCGAACCGGAAAAAAAGCTTTTCATCTTGTTCCGAGAATGTTTAAATAG
- a CDS encoding putative quinol monooxygenase codes for MISIVAKFTVNKGEEDKFISLVSELGEASRAEKGCIEYILHKHAEKALTYCIIEKWKNQAAIDEHNSSGHFTTIVPKIVEITDAEIDIYQPV; via the coding sequence ATGATTTCTATTGTAGCAAAATTTACTGTAAATAAAGGAGAAGAAGATAAATTTATCAGTTTGGTAAGTGAATTGGGTGAAGCTTCGCGTGCAGAAAAAGGTTGTATTGAATACATTTTGCATAAACATGCAGAAAAAGCATTAACTTACTGTATTATTGAAAAGTGGAAAAACCAGGCCGCTATTGATGAGCACAACAGTTCAGGCCATTTTACCACTATTGTTCCCAAAATTGTTGAAATTACTGATGCTGAAATAGATATTTACCAGCCAGTTTAA